The window gaattcaaattaattataaaaaatataagaaccttaatataaaatacaaataattttaaatttaagttATGCTTTtgaagataatatttttaaatatcaaatataaactttttggaaacttcaaaatcgAGTGTATCTCTGGAGATACTTtattaacaaaaatgaaaataaattcacTAACTATCCAAAAGGCCAAAACCGTCCCTTCTATcatactttcttttcttttctcttttttgctAAATGTCTCTTGCTTtctctttctatctttctctacAAATTTAATTCTCTTTTTTCATTATTTGGCAAAAAatccttatattttttatatatccgTTAATTACTTATGCGACTATCCATTTGAAATtgtacatttttaataaaacgTCCTCACGTGTGAGTCACCTTGTGATCTGTGGAAGCCGACGAATGTCACAGTGTCTAAACAGTAGACGACGCGTTAAAATCAGTTGTTAAAAAGTTTAGCATGAGTGAATGAGCCCTCACCCAAAACCCGCAGGCTCCACAAGAGATTTCAACGATGTTGAGTTGATATCTCTCTCCACCGTCTACTACAAACTGTCGGCGGAGTACTCTCCTTTGTTtaattatagttttatatttttgtatactaTTTGTTTGATGTACTTTGGAGTTGGTTAATTACTATTATGTGAATAGAATATGGATAAAAAAGAACCAAAAGCTTAGCTGTTGCACTTACACATTTGTTTTTCGTTTCAActtgtaaaatatttaattacttaTTTTAGTAACTTCTCTCCAGCTTCCATATGACTCCAACAACCCATGTCGTTTATCTTTTCGATACAATTAATCCCACATTATAAAATCCTGAAGAATTAGTGTACCTTCTCACACACACTATATATTACACGGAACAATAACTTTATATGAAGAAACTATCGAAATCACTTGACTACATTGTTTCAATGGGTTAAAGAATTGTATAATCTACGTCCGTTTGAATTGAAGAATGTTTTAAAAACGActgatatatatatcatatgccATAATTCACTAACCTAAAATATATGAGACCAACCGTTATTTTCTCATAGTAGATGGGAATTAAATTGCTTTATCTGGACGAAAGTGATACAATTCTGAACTTTCGTAGTTGCACGAGCTACGTTTTAATCCTATTAAATATTCAGTACACACTATTAactacaaatttttaaaagttaaaattttagaaaaagaagagaagaggaaGTTGCCCTACGATACTAAAGCTACTCTTCTCCACACACTCCCTAGCTTACTGTATATAAAAAGCCTCTTCAAACCTTTCTCATTATTCATTTCACAAATATAAACCTCTAACCAgacgacaaaaaaaacacatttcttGATTAATGGCGCCTTCGAGTTCTCTAGCGATTTCTCCGAGGAAGCTCCGGTCAGACCTTTACTCATACTCTTACCGAGACGGTTCCAACACACCACTCGTCATCTCTGTTCTCTCGTCTGTTATAGAACGGACGGTAGCTCGGAACGAGAGGATCAGCCCGAGCTACGGTGGTTTTGGTAAGACATGTGTCTTCGATTGCATGGAAGTTCCTGACATGACGATCCAATCGTATTTAGAAAGGATTTTCCGGTATACCAAAGCCGGTCCATCAGTTTACGTTGTTGCTTATGTGTACATTGACCGGTTCTGTCAAAATAATCAAGGTTTTAGAATCAGTCTCACTAATGTACATCGTCTACTTATTACAACCATCATGATCGCTTCCAAGTACGTCGAAGACatgtaagttaaaaaaaaactatttaaaatgttgttaaattcattttatttgtAAATTCTTGAAAACAAAGTCGTGGTGTTGGGTTGActcatttttcttctctttgacAATTACAGGAACTACAGAAACTCGTACTTTGCCAAAGTAGGAGGGTTAGAGACAGAAGATTTGAACAACATGGAGTTGGAGTTCTTGTTCTTGATGGGGTTTAAGTTGCATGTGAATGTGAGTGTGTTCGAGAGTTACTGTTGTCATCTTGAGAGAGAAGTAAGTATCGGGGGAGGTTATCAGATCGAGAAGGCATTACGTTGCGCTGAGGAAATCAAATCGAAACAAATTGTTCAAGATCCTaaacatcatcatcaccatcaatTTTCACGAGTCTTGTTGTAGTCAAGAAGaactctgtttttgtttgtttttgtcggTTTTGGGGTCTTTGACTTTCTGATCGGTTGGGCTTTTCTTGAATGTAAATGTAAATGCATAATATATAGAGACTTTTTTATGTGTCTACGAATCAGCAATGCAGATTATTGTATGTGTACCTATCGAGGTTTAAGGAAATGGTTTTTATACACtaatatacaaattttttgttaatctGTTTTTTTGTCATCTAAATAGTTTCTTAGACATGTGAACTATCAACACTagcttagagcatctccaacccttctCTATATTTGCCTCTAAAtgctataatagagtaaaatcAGCTCCAACCCACCCCTATTTCTTCCCCAAAAATAGAAAttgctattttttcctctatatttaggggaaaaaatagcattcctctataatagaggtaaacttttttatttacaaagtaGTCCTCAAACTTTTTATGATTGTAACTAAAATATTTGTGTATGAAGAAATACAATTCTTACAATATAAAATCACAGTTTTTTGTTTACAtactaattattaatttttataactatagttataattaaaataaaattattattatttatttaaaagtcaattataattaaaataaaataaaaaggttattattttatttaaaagtcaaagactttttatttaaatattaatcaatacaACATATTAAAACAACTTAATACtccaaagaaaaaatattttgcagCACAACAAGAAGCATGTAGAAAAGATGTAGAACATGCATTCGGAGTTTTACAATCACGTTTTGCGATTGTGAAAGGCATGTACGTTTTTGGAAAAACAAAGTACTACATGATATAATGActaaatgtataattttacataatatgATTATTGAGGACGAGCGTGATCTCGATGCACCGATTGGAATTGGAAGAGAAGCTCCACCTCCGGAAGTCCAAATACCAGATAATGAAGATAACCGATTCCAAGAGTTTCTAAGTCGATTCAGAAAAATCAAAGATAAAGAAGCTTATTTCTCACTTTGGAATGCATTAATTGATCATTTATGAGAAACATTTAGTAATAATGATTGTTAGATAATggtactttgtttttttttgtctaatgtcttttgtaataaaatgtttaatttaaataatattgtaattttatgaaaaaaattcaaaaaatataatgaatggGTTAATTTTCAACATTTACAAGTTAGAggtgtaaaatataaaataaaaaaa of the Brassica rapa cultivar Chiifu-401-42 chromosome A03, CAAS_Brap_v3.01, whole genome shotgun sequence genome contains:
- the LOC103858153 gene encoding cyclin-U2-1 produces the protein MAPSSSLAISPRKLRSDLYSYSYRDGSNTPLVISVLSSVIERTVARNERISPSYGGFGKTCVFDCMEVPDMTIQSYLERIFRYTKAGPSVYVVAYVYIDRFCQNNQGFRISLTNVHRLLITTIMIASKYVEDMNYRNSYFAKVGGLETEDLNNMELEFLFLMGFKLHVNVSVFESYCCHLEREVSIGGGYQIEKALRCAEEIKSKQIVQDPKHHHHHQFSRVLL